From the genome of Mycobacterium dioxanotrophicus, one region includes:
- a CDS encoding class I SAM-dependent methyltransferase gives MPRDETEADPSVGPTSPGLQAAGLSSAIALFAEAARTVPLPSPPQPIVIADYGAGTGHNGLLAITKAVGVLRGRTRPEHSVLVTHTDTPDNDFTTLFRTLAEDRASYLRTDAAAFSSAVGRSYYSQILPSNSVNLGWSAWSIQWLDRVPMPVGDHIAVAYSADAHVRSAYARQAAHDWHEFVAFRGRELCPGGRLVVLTMGLADDGDFGYRPLLLALTEALRELVADGVISSDELHRMSLPVMGRAAADFAAPFAPSGRLERLSIEHLEVLDAEDRFFNQYRTDHDAKAFGAQWAAFCRFSIFGALAQALDDAARRTTFFDRLEAGVAARLAAAPEQTQIPLAEVVLAKRPKN, from the coding sequence ATGCCTCGTGACGAGACCGAAGCTGACCCGTCGGTCGGGCCGACGAGTCCCGGGTTACAGGCAGCCGGATTGAGTTCGGCGATCGCACTTTTCGCGGAGGCCGCCCGCACCGTACCGCTGCCGAGCCCGCCACAGCCCATTGTTATCGCCGACTACGGAGCAGGCACCGGACACAATGGCCTGCTCGCGATCACCAAGGCGGTCGGTGTGCTGCGGGGGCGCACCCGTCCCGAACATTCCGTGCTGGTGACACATACCGATACCCCGGACAACGACTTCACCACGCTGTTCCGCACCCTCGCGGAGGACCGGGCCTCCTACCTGCGCACGGATGCCGCGGCATTCAGCTCTGCGGTGGGCCGGTCGTACTACAGCCAGATCCTGCCGTCGAACAGCGTCAACCTGGGTTGGTCGGCGTGGTCGATTCAGTGGCTGGACCGGGTGCCGATGCCGGTGGGCGATCACATCGCCGTGGCCTACAGTGCCGACGCACATGTCCGCTCCGCCTACGCGCGGCAGGCCGCGCACGACTGGCACGAGTTCGTGGCGTTCCGTGGTCGGGAGCTGTGCCCTGGCGGCAGACTCGTGGTGCTGACAATGGGGCTGGCCGACGACGGCGACTTCGGCTATCGCCCGCTGCTGTTGGCCCTCACCGAAGCGCTGCGGGAACTCGTCGCCGACGGAGTCATCAGCAGCGACGAGCTGCACCGGATGTCACTGCCCGTGATGGGCCGCGCCGCAGCGGATTTCGCAGCCCCCTTCGCACCGTCTGGCCGGCTCGAACGGTTGTCGATCGAGCATCTCGAGGTGCTCGACGCCGAGGACCGATTCTTCAACCAGTACCGCACCGACCATGACGCAAAGGCTTTCGGCGCCCAGTGGGCCGCGTTCTGCCGGTTCTCGATATTCGGTGCGCTGGCCCAAGCACTGGACGACGCGGCACGGCGGACGACGTTCTTCGACCGGCTCGAGGCCGGCGTGGCCGCTCGGCTGGCCGCGGCGCCCGAACAGACGCAGATTCCGCTGGCCGAGGTGGTGTTGGCCAAACGACCCAAGAATTAA